A segment of the Serratia fonticola genome:
TAATCAGCCGCAGAGCATAAGGAAACTGAGATTCGAAATAGTTACTGAAAGCATTTTTATAACTTCCGTAAGTGACGATGGATGCTATCAGTATCACAAGAGCGCTACCGACCAAACAAGCCATCAACGGCAGGTCGATAGTGAAACAGAAAAACCAAACAAAACAGACATAGCCAAAAGTAATGACCGTGACCATCACAATACGTTTGAGACCATAGATAAGTACGAAGTCAGGTGTATAGAATTCATTAACGATATCAAAATGCTGTCGCCACCAACTCTTCTTAGCGATAGTACCAAACTCCGCCTCTTCATCCTTTTGGGGCCTATAATTTTCGCCCAAAGTCTGCATGAGCTTTTTATCCAACTGATGTGAACGCCAGCGTTGACTCGTGATATATAATGGTCCCCCCACAACCAGTAGGAATATCAGAAGGTTAATCATTCAACAGTTCCTTCAGCTCACGCTGAAGACCACAGAAAGCCGCCTTGCGATCGAGCAGGGAATAAGAAATAACTTTCTGATGGGCGTAATCCATTATCCCTTCGGCTGTTTTGCTACTGTTCAAAACAAAAACATCCTGGCTTTGGATAACGTTACCTTCAATACCACCAATTTCACAGATATTGGTAATTTTGCGCTCACCACTCGACAGGCGAGCACACTGTACGATGATATCTACCGCCTGCGAAATTTGCCCTTTCAACGTATGGGTTGGAATATTGGGGTTTGCCATCGACAACATACTTTCCAGTCGTACAAGGGCATCTTTGGGTGTATTGGCATGAATAGTAGAAAATGATCCCTCATGGCCCGTGTTCATCGCCTGCAGCATCTCGAATGCTTCTTCGCCACGACACTCACCGATAATAATGCGGTCAGGACGCATACGTAATGAGTTGATCACCAAATCACGAATAGAAACCTGCCCTCCACCATCCAAGCCTTTAGGGCGAGATTCAAGGCGTACGACATGCGCCTTCTGAATCTGTAATTCGGCAGCATCTTCGATCGTTACGATACGGTCACCGTCTTCTATTTCATTCGATATGGCATTCAGGAGCGTCGTCTTACCTGAACCTGTCCCTCCCGAGATAATAATATTGGCTTTAGCACGCACCATCAGGCTGAGATAATGGGCCATTTCCGGCGTCATAGAACCGAATCTGACCAGCTCGACGAGATCAAGTTTATCTTCCTTAAACTTACGAATCGAAATGGTACAACCGTCCAGCGCGACGGGAGGAATGATGATGTTAACACGGCTACCATCGGCCAAACGGGCATCAACCATAGGGGAGCTTTCATCAACTCGACGCCCAATAGGTGCAACAATACGTTGTGCAATGCGCATTATCTGGTCATTAGTACTAAATGGAAGTTCAACCTGTGTCAGCCTGCCAGCACGTTCCACGTACAATGATGAGGTTCCATTCACCATTATGTCGTTGACAGTTGGATCGTTAAGCAGATCCTGAAGCGGCCCTAAGCCGAAAATGTCATCAAAATAGGTCTTCGTCAGCTTTTCAATATTACGGCGTGTAACAATAATATTCTCTTTATCAAGGAGATGGCTTAAATGATGCTCAATGATCGCATAGGCCTCTTCCTTCGAGCTATAGCTCCCAGCCTCTACGTCAATGCGCTCTACCAGTAAGGTCCTCACTTTCTCATATTCATGGAAATTCATCTAATCACCTAAAAATAATATCAATAACGTTATCAGATACGCTTTTCTTCAAGCCATCGAAAATGCTTTTACGTTTCTGTAAGCTGGTTGAATAGTCAACTTTAATACCCAGCTTGGATTTTATTTCCAGATCCGTAATTCTAAATACCGAGAACTCATTGGGATCACGAATACAAATAAGTTTATCGGTATTTTTACTGTTTTCAGCCTTTTTGAATGCAATTTGGCTCTTTAAAAAATTAAGATTATAAATAGATTCGATCTGACCATTGGTGAACAATACACGAACATCACTGTTATTAAGCAAATTGACACCGCTGGGCGATGTCAGCATATAATAAGGAACATTAATAAAGATAAAGCCATAAATATCAGATACTGAATCAATAAAACTATCGATCCCTTTAATCAACTGCTCTGTATCTTTAATCTTGATGTTTTCCATAGCCAGATTGAAAGAAACATAATCAAAGTGTTCATCAAATGCAGAAATCAACTTACGTGAAGATACGGAATCCAGTTCATCATTATCCTTGGTGATATGCTCAATGATCTGAGAGTTAGCGCGAACGCCAAGTGCCGCATCATAGTAAATATTCGCGATATCACAATTAATAAATAATGCAGAGTAGGAGCGCATAAGTTGGCTCTTCTTCAAATCCTCAAACACCCGGTAACTGATATTGATATCTGCAGAGGTATTGCATAATCCAATGATACGGGATGTACGAGAGCGGATATAACCGCCACCTTTAAGCACACTGTTGATAAGATGCCGTGTGTCTGCCTGTGCGAGGAAATATTCAGAGTAACCCAACTCTTTTGCATGCCACGCAGCATCCAGGCTATTCACTTCGCCAACTAATACTGACTGAAAACGTCCACGTAACATCATGGCAAATTCGGCAATGTCTGTCTCTTTATAGCTTGCACTATCTACCAGGAACCATGTCTTGCCAGAACTTTTTTCATTGATTATATCCAGGGCTTCCGCAGGCGTAAC
Coding sequences within it:
- a CDS encoding CpaF family protein; the encoded protein is MNFHEYEKVRTLLVERIDVEAGSYSSKEEAYAIIEHHLSHLLDKENIIVTRRNIEKLTKTYFDDIFGLGPLQDLLNDPTVNDIMVNGTSSLYVERAGRLTQVELPFSTNDQIMRIAQRIVAPIGRRVDESSPMVDARLADGSRVNIIIPPVALDGCTISIRKFKEDKLDLVELVRFGSMTPEMAHYLSLMVRAKANIIISGGTGSGKTTLLNAISNEIEDGDRIVTIEDAAELQIQKAHVVRLESRPKGLDGGGQVSIRDLVINSLRMRPDRIIIGECRGEEAFEMLQAMNTGHEGSFSTIHANTPKDALVRLESMLSMANPNIPTHTLKGQISQAVDIIVQCARLSSGERKITNICEIGGIEGNVIQSQDVFVLNSSKTAEGIMDYAHQKVISYSLLDRKAAFCGLQRELKELLND